The following proteins are encoded in a genomic region of Streptococcus constellatus subsp. constellatus:
- a CDS encoding SpaA isopeptide-forming pilin-related protein produces the protein MFKIKRRTNKIIRGALFLLALLFSFHITVKQIIHAKTIPNVITSMKVTDSDGNPLQGDLKKWQDFKVSATFSLPNNTVAAGDTTTIDFPKQLVYNSPNKSFNIVSSQGDIVAVANIDATNKKIVLTYTDYVEKHSDIKGTFDFHVRFDHREHKVNGKVDLEFKIDGKITNAGKPGFVGAGEAEKFAIVKGGWPLTNDPERLGYDVAINRTQETFKNAVIEDEFVGNGVIEADSVKIIKGVWLYNSTTSEWELQQAEDVTAKLKANIIVNKRKATVKIGDIASNEGYYINYKVKLNGEPKIGDAFINKVKLTADNTVDRTTEVETRYVKANGKADGQNFTIKVKKVDANGQPLSNAEFQVIRNRTKEVVGTITTDANGMGELSHLLKDEYTLKESKAPDDYEKRDEKFKISPSDFGTEQTVLRTIVNQKVGNKKIKISKLNPNGKMISGAKLHVYKGEGTQGEVVASWTSELGKTHELSLDPGIYTFHEETAPNGYKAVGDIVFEVTTAGQVNILKAKNNTATVKNDRLNITDQFDEARTNISVVKHWDDKDNQAGKRPNHITVNLLADGKKIESQTIKPNENGKWRAEFTNKPKYKNGKEIHYTITEEVVASYRAEISGDAASGFVLKNLYDPSQPPAPKQKILPRTGTTVMGALIVVGLVVLNGSIYLAKRKNR, from the coding sequence ATGTTTAAAATAAAAAGAAGAACAAATAAGATTATCAGAGGTGCACTATTTCTGCTAGCTCTCCTTTTTAGTTTTCATATAACGGTGAAGCAAATAATTCATGCTAAGACAATTCCAAACGTCATCACTTCAATGAAGGTGACGGATAGTGACGGAAATCCTCTCCAAGGTGACCTTAAAAAATGGCAGGATTTTAAGGTTAGTGCAACTTTCTCGTTACCAAATAATACGGTAGCAGCTGGTGATACGACTACAATTGATTTCCCTAAACAGCTTGTTTATAACTCGCCTAATAAAAGTTTCAATATTGTAAGCAGTCAAGGAGATATTGTTGCAGTAGCAAATATTGATGCAACAAATAAAAAAATTGTTCTTACTTATACAGATTATGTTGAAAAACATTCGGATATTAAAGGGACATTTGATTTTCATGTTCGTTTTGATCATCGCGAGCATAAAGTCAACGGAAAAGTTGATTTAGAATTTAAAATTGATGGTAAGATAACGAATGCAGGGAAACCTGGTTTTGTTGGTGCAGGTGAAGCAGAAAAATTTGCAATTGTAAAGGGCGGATGGCCTTTGACCAATGATCCAGAGAGATTGGGCTATGATGTAGCGATAAACCGAACACAAGAAACCTTTAAAAATGCTGTTATTGAAGATGAGTTTGTGGGGAATGGTGTTATTGAAGCCGATTCTGTCAAGATTATCAAGGGAGTATGGCTTTATAATTCGACAACTTCCGAATGGGAATTGCAGCAAGCAGAAGATGTGACAGCTAAATTGAAGGCTAATATTATAGTAAATAAGCGAAAAGCTACTGTCAAAATTGGTGACATTGCTTCAAATGAGGGCTACTATATCAATTATAAAGTTAAATTGAATGGTGAGCCGAAAATTGGAGATGCTTTTATAAATAAGGTCAAATTAACAGCTGACAATACTGTAGATAGAACTACAGAAGTTGAGACACGATATGTAAAAGCCAATGGGAAGGCTGATGGACAAAACTTCACGATTAAGGTTAAAAAAGTTGATGCTAACGGTCAGCCTCTTTCAAATGCTGAGTTTCAAGTGATTCGCAATCGTACGAAAGAAGTGGTTGGGACTATTACAACGGATGCCAATGGTATGGGAGAATTGTCACATCTTTTGAAAGATGAATACACCTTGAAAGAGAGCAAGGCACCAGATGATTATGAAAAAAGGGATGAAAAGTTCAAGATTTCCCCTTCTGATTTTGGAACAGAACAAACTGTTTTGAGAACGATTGTCAATCAAAAAGTAGGGAACAAGAAGATAAAAATCAGCAAGCTAAATCCAAATGGTAAAATGATTTCAGGTGCCAAACTTCATGTTTACAAAGGAGAAGGAACACAGGGAGAGGTCGTTGCTTCTTGGACATCAGAGTTAGGAAAAACACATGAATTAAGTTTAGATCCCGGAATTTATACTTTTCATGAGGAAACGGCTCCTAATGGCTACAAAGCTGTAGGTGACATTGTTTTTGAGGTAACAACAGCTGGACAAGTGAATATCCTTAAAGCTAAGAATAATACGGCAACTGTCAAAAATGATAGATTAAATATTACAGATCAGTTTGATGAGGCAAGAACAAATATCTCGGTTGTGAAACATTGGGATGACAAAGATAATCAAGCTGGAAAACGTCCAAATCATATTACAGTGAATTTGCTGGCTGACGGGAAAAAGATAGAATCTCAAACGATTAAACCAAATGAAAACGGTAAATGGCGTGCAGAATTTACCAATAAACCAAAATATAAAAATGGAAAAGAAATTCATTATACCATCACTGAAGAGGTTGTTGCTTCTTATCGTGCAGAGATTAGTGGTGATGCAGCATCAGGTTTTGTATTGAAGAATTTATATGATCCATCTCAACCGCCAGCACCAAAACAAAAGATTTTACCAAGGACAGGAACGACAGTTATGGGTGCCTTGATTGTTGTAGGGTTGGTAGTTCTTAACGGGAGTATCTACTTAGCAAAACGAAAAAATAGGTAG